The Methanomicrobia archaeon genome window below encodes:
- a CDS encoding cobyric acid synthase, giving the protein MAKRIMVQGTGSHVGKSVIVAALCRIFLQDGYRVAPFKSQNMALNSYVTKDGLEIGRAQAFQAFAAGKEPTVEMNPILLKPTSDVGAQVIVRGRPVGNMTAQEYHEYKSAALTLIKECFEKLDRENEIVAIEGAGSPAEVNLRENDIVNMSIAKLLDAPVLLLGDIDKGGVFASIVGTLELLEEDERELLKGFLINKFRGDLEILKPGLEFLEKRTRKPVLGVIPYFQDIRIQEEDSVSLSGKTGQIKGMRHGEKREILIKVVQLPRISNFTDFDALEAENDVLLRYVGEGDKLGEPDVIIIPGSKNTISDLSYLKESGYASEIVEKARTGKCVVFGICGGYQMLCESLIDPEGVESTLGELEGLGLLPARTTFESHDLKMTNQVRAIADLAFYQGEIAGYEIHMGRTYFSEEGVKPAFTIVERSGKAVPNESGGAAFGNVIGTYIHGIFDNDDFRQAFLDYIRAKKGLPTAVPVRSAAKNRGESTAGINWDNEYNKLADLVRGSIDMDKLYEIVLRDGLQ; this is encoded by the coding sequence ATGGCGAAAAGGATAATGGTGCAGGGCACCGGCTCGCACGTAGGGAAGAGTGTGATAGTGGCAGCACTTTGCCGCATATTCCTGCAGGATGGTTACAGGGTTGCACCATTTAAATCGCAGAATATGGCGCTCAACTCGTACGTCACCAAAGACGGCCTTGAAATAGGGCGAGCGCAGGCGTTCCAGGCTTTCGCGGCAGGTAAAGAGCCGACTGTGGAGATGAACCCTATTCTGTTGAAGCCCACAAGCGACGTCGGCGCTCAGGTCATCGTGCGCGGAAGGCCGGTGGGCAATATGACAGCTCAGGAGTATCACGAATACAAGTCGGCCGCGCTGACACTCATAAAGGAGTGCTTTGAGAAGCTCGATCGCGAGAACGAGATCGTGGCAATCGAAGGTGCGGGAAGCCCGGCAGAGGTAAACCTGCGTGAGAACGACATTGTGAACATGAGCATAGCGAAACTGCTGGATGCGCCGGTACTGCTCCTCGGCGATATAGACAAAGGCGGGGTATTTGCCTCGATTGTGGGGACGCTTGAATTGCTCGAAGAAGACGAGAGAGAGCTACTGAAGGGGTTTCTGATAAATAAGTTCCGCGGTGACCTGGAGATACTCAAGCCGGGACTGGAGTTCCTTGAGAAACGAACCCGTAAGCCCGTGCTCGGCGTCATACCCTATTTCCAGGATATAAGGATACAAGAAGAGGACTCCGTATCGTTATCTGGCAAAACGGGGCAGATAAAGGGTATGAGACACGGCGAGAAACGAGAAATACTGATAAAAGTCGTTCAGTTGCCCCGTATCTCGAATTTCACCGATTTCGACGCGTTAGAAGCGGAGAATGACGTTTTGCTCCGGTATGTGGGTGAAGGCGATAAACTGGGCGAACCCGATGTGATAATCATCCCGGGCTCGAAGAATACGATAAGCGACCTCTCGTATCTTAAAGAGAGCGGATACGCGTCGGAGATAGTGGAGAAGGCGAGAACCGGCAAGTGCGTTGTCTTTGGCATCTGCGGCGGCTATCAGATGCTTTGCGAGTCCTTAATAGATCCAGAGGGTGTGGAATCCACGCTTGGCGAGCTCGAAGGCCTGGGCTTGCTGCCCGCGCGCACAACCTTCGAGAGCCATGACCTGAAGATGACGAACCAGGTGCGTGCGATAGCGGATTTAGCGTTTTACCAGGGCGAAATCGCGGGCTATGAGATACATATGGGCCGGACGTATTTCTCTGAAGAAGGCGTGAAACCGGCATTCACGATCGTCGAGCGTTCCGGTAAGGCGGTGCCGAACGAAAGTGGCGGCGCGGCTTTTGGCAACGTCATTGGGACGTATATCCACGGTATTTTTGACAACGATGACTTCAGGCAAGCGTTTCTCGATTATATACGGGCGAAGAAAGGATTGCCCACTGCAGTACCAGTACGTTCAGCAGCCAAAAATAGAGGCGAGAGCACGGCGGGAATAAATTGGGATAACGAATACAACAAATTAGCAGACCTCGTGCGGGGGAGTATCGATATGGACAAGCTGTATGAAATCGTGCTCCGCGATGGCTTGCAATAA
- the pdxT gene encoding pyridoxal 5'-phosphate synthase glutaminase subunit PdxT yields the protein MTTKIGVIAIQGAVEEHVVALEKSLAERGERGEVLKIKQRGLVESCDAIVIPGGESTTIGRLMQREHIIEEIKTAVAERDIPILGTCAGLVLLAKEGDEEVAKTGQPLLGLMDVTVKRNAFGRQRESFEVSLKMSIFEEPFHAVFIRAPAITRTCENVEVLATFDEHTVAAQQGNLLALSFHPELTDDRRIHHYFLETFL from the coding sequence ATGACAACGAAAATCGGCGTAATCGCGATACAAGGGGCGGTAGAGGAGCACGTCGTGGCACTGGAGAAGTCGTTAGCAGAGCGCGGCGAGCGCGGCGAGGTGCTGAAGATAAAACAACGGGGGTTGGTCGAGTCGTGCGACGCCATCGTGATTCCGGGCGGTGAAAGCACCACGATCGGGCGGCTCATGCAGCGTGAACATATCATTGAGGAAATCAAAACGGCTGTTGCGGAACGGGATATACCAATTTTAGGCACCTGTGCCGGACTCGTCCTGCTGGCGAAAGAGGGCGATGAGGAGGTTGCAAAGACCGGCCAGCCACTGCTCGGCTTGATGGACGTAACGGTGAAGCGGAACGCATTTGGGCGGCAGCGTGAATCATTTGAGGTGTCGTTGAAGATGAGCATCTTTGAAGAGCCGTTTCATGCAGTCTTCATCCGAGCGCCTGCGATTACACGCACCTGCGAAAATGTGGAGGTCTTAGCAACGTTCGATGAGCACACCGTCGCGGCGCAGCAGGGGAATCTACTTGCGCTCTCGTTCCATCCCGAACTCACGGACGATAGAAGAATTCATCATTATTTCCTTGAAACTTTTCTTTGA
- the carA gene encoding glutamine-hydrolyzing carbamoyl-phosphate synthase small subunit, whose translation MKAILALEDGTVVEGEGFGAEGTAIGELVFATPFTGYEEALTDPSYKGQILMLTYPLVGNYGVSGAKFQSDGIKVEGFAIRERCEFPSHYKSTRRIDEFLREEGVPGISEIDTRMLTRKTREYGTMKACLHVGATKEAEEALALAINQPDISELDLIEQVSCRNPYRIPGNEGAKRIAVLDLGIKRNMLNNLAKRNWDIFVFPATATESELRAAEPDALLLSNGPGDPKRGRNALNFVKTFVGEIPVFGICLGLQIIALALGCDTYKLKFGHRGANQPVKDLTTGRVYITAQNHGFAVDKDTMEGKATLTQINANDQTVEGFENPYLGVQCVQYHPEASPGPWDTEQRFFDGLVKYTEKGV comes from the coding sequence ATGAAAGCAATTCTTGCACTGGAAGACGGAACGGTAGTGGAAGGAGAAGGGTTCGGAGCAGAGGGCACGGCTATTGGCGAACTCGTCTTTGCAACGCCGTTTACGGGTTACGAAGAGGCTCTGACGGACCCCTCGTATAAAGGACAGATCTTAATGCTCACCTACCCGCTGGTGGGTAACTACGGTGTGAGCGGGGCAAAGTTCCAGTCGGACGGCATAAAGGTAGAGGGCTTTGCGATCCGTGAGCGATGTGAGTTTCCGTCTCATTACAAGAGCACGCGACGTATAGACGAATTCCTGCGAGAAGAAGGCGTGCCAGGGATCAGCGAGATCGATACGAGGATGTTGACGCGAAAGACGCGCGAGTACGGCACAATGAAAGCATGCTTGCACGTTGGTGCCACGAAAGAGGCGGAAGAGGCGTTAGCACTCGCGATTAACCAGCCGGATATCTCAGAGCTTGATTTGATCGAGCAGGTTTCCTGCAGGAACCCCTACAGAATACCTGGTAACGAGGGCGCAAAACGAATCGCGGTGCTCGATCTGGGCATAAAAAGGAATATGTTGAATAATTTAGCGAAGCGAAATTGGGATATTTTCGTGTTTCCCGCTACTGCGACTGAATCAGAGCTACGAGCTGCGGAACCGGACGCACTGCTGCTCTCAAACGGGCCTGGTGATCCGAAGCGCGGCAGGAATGCGCTGAATTTCGTGAAAACGTTCGTGGGTGAAATCCCCGTCTTCGGCATTTGCCTCGGGTTGCAGATCATAGCGCTTGCGCTGGGCTGCGATACCTATAAACTGAAGTTCGGGCATCGCGGTGCGAACCAGCCGGTGAAGGATCTCACGACCGGGCGCGTGTACATCACCGCGCAGAATCACGGTTTCGCTGTTGATAAGGACACAATGGAGGGCAAAGCCACGCTGACGCAGATAAATGCGAATGATCAGACGGTGGAAGGCTTTGAGAATCCCTATCTGGGCGTACAATGCGTGCAATATCATCCGGAAGCGAGTCCTGGGCCGTGGGACACGGAGCAGCGATTCTTTGACGGGTTGGTGAAGTACACGGAAAAAGGAGTGTAA
- a CDS encoding cobyrinate a,c-diamide synthase: protein MTRIEAMIRPERLEQVKRTITKCPSMKSAFVVAGTQSGVGKTAVSLGLIAAFRHRGLEVQPFKVGPDFIDTSLHTLAAEKSSRNLDTFMMPASGILRTFRMNVAAVNVVEGVMGLFDGSSAGGEGSTAHLAKLLDIPIVLVVDASKLAGSVAALVHGYKTYDPSLKLAGVVLNRVGSERHRELLEDSLRGVTRVFGVIPRDEAVRIPERHLGLYMSHEVDRSLLNDLSRLVEKNIDLDALFEATKVEIPSAAEPGSQLRAADGVRAGVAMDEAFCFYYPENLEVLQDFGAEIVPFSPLRDSLPDADAFYLGGGYPELYAEQLEENASLREKLAEAIQQGTPLYAECGGLLYCLEQLEGREMLGLFKGSAKLTGRLQAVGYVEAVSVSDCLLFRKGERFRGHEFHYSTLDVNADTGVDFAYKLLKGVGIESKRDGIIRENALASYTHLHAVGNEKAFLRFLEAAKCRL from the coding sequence ATGACGAGAATAGAAGCCATGATCCGCCCTGAAAGACTCGAACAGGTTAAGAGGACCATCACAAAATGCCCGAGTATGAAATCGGCTTTCGTAGTTGCGGGGACGCAGAGTGGCGTGGGGAAGACTGCGGTCTCTCTCGGGCTTATCGCCGCGTTCCGTCATCGAGGACTTGAAGTCCAGCCGTTCAAAGTGGGTCCTGACTTCATAGACACCAGTTTACACACACTCGCCGCAGAAAAGTCATCAAGAAATCTCGACACGTTCATGATGCCGGCTTCTGGCATTCTTCGAACGTTCAGGATGAACGTGGCTGCGGTGAACGTTGTGGAGGGCGTCATGGGCCTCTTCGATGGCTCTTCCGCCGGTGGAGAGGGGAGTACCGCTCACCTTGCGAAACTCCTCGATATACCGATAGTCCTTGTTGTTGACGCCTCTAAGCTTGCGGGGAGCGTTGCCGCCTTGGTCCACGGATACAAGACCTATGACCCATCGCTCAAGCTTGCGGGTGTCGTCTTAAACAGAGTGGGAAGTGAACGGCACAGAGAGCTACTCGAAGACTCTTTAAGAGGAGTTACGAGGGTTTTTGGAGTTATTCCCAGGGATGAAGCCGTGAGAATTCCGGAGAGACACTTAGGATTATACATGTCTCACGAAGTTGACCGCTCCCTCTTGAATGACCTATCGAGGCTCGTAGAGAAGAATATAGACCTGGACGCTTTGTTTGAGGCGACGAAAGTTGAGATCCCAAGTGCTGCAGAGCCTGGGTCCCAATTAAGGGCTGCTGATGGCGTCAGAGCGGGGGTAGCGATGGATGAAGCGTTCTGTTTCTACTATCCGGAGAACTTAGAGGTCCTGCAAGATTTCGGGGCTGAAATCGTCCCCTTCTCTCCGCTTCGGGACTCTTTACCTGATGCTGATGCATTCTACTTAGGTGGCGGCTACCCGGAGCTTTACGCAGAACAGCTCGAAGAGAATGCCTCTTTGAGGGAGAAGCTTGCCGAGGCGATCCAGCAAGGGACTCCGCTCTACGCAGAGTGCGGCGGCTTGCTTTACTGCCTTGAGCAACTCGAAGGCCGGGAAATGCTCGGCTTATTCAAAGGGTCCGCAAAGCTAACAGGGAGGCTTCAGGCGGTGGGTTATGTCGAAGCGGTCTCTGTAAGTGACTGCCTTCTCTTCAGAAAAGGGGAGAGATTCCGGGGACACGAGTTCCATTACTCAACGTTGGATGTCAATGCTGACACAGGTGTGGATTTCGCCTATAAACTTCTAAAAGGTGTCGGAATAGAGAGCAAGCGGGACGGAATCATCAGAGAAAACGCGCTCGCATCCTACACGCACCTTCATGCTGTGGGAAACGAAAAAGCGTTCCTCCGTTTCCTAGAAGCTGCGAAATGTCGCTTGTGA